A genome region from Patescibacteria group bacterium includes the following:
- a CDS encoding LAGLIDADG family homing endonuclease — protein sequence MIHPYYITGFTDGEGCFTIYVRKDKQQKKSKIFHYFYWKAAFAINLRGDDQSILKDIQKYFNGCGNFAVSNPKSLKLLHAYGQAQWQVTSIPDLVKAVIPHFEKYPLRTKKAREFILWKAAVLIMYEARKRTHQIPGHGERKFKKITYTPEETKQLEYIFSILKTRVTGKKQVPKWINPQYAGAKKIANGN from the coding sequence ATGATTCATCCATATTATATTACAGGATTTACCGACGGAGAGGGGTGCTTTACAATTTATGTTAGGAAGGATAAACAACAAAAGAAAAGTAAAATTTTTCATTATTTTTATTGGAAAGCCGCATTTGCAATTAATCTTAGAGGTGACGATCAAAGTATTCTAAAAGATATTCAAAAATATTTTAATGGTTGCGGAAACTTTGCAGTATCAAATCCAAAATCATTGAAACTCTTGCATGCTTATGGTCAAGCTCAATGGCAAGTAACCTCAATTCCAGATTTGGTAAAGGCAGTTATTCCTCACTTTGAAAAATATCCATTAAGAACAAAGAAGGCCAGAGAATTCATTTTGTGGAAGGCGGCGGTTCTGATTATGTATGAAGCAAGAAAAAGAACCCATCAAATTCCGGGGCATGGAGAAAGGAAATTTAAAAAAATCACTTATACCCCAGAAGAAACAAAACAATTAGAATATATTTTTAGCATACTTAAAACGAGAGTCACAGGGAAGAAGCAGGTTCCTAAATGGATTAATCCTCAATATGCTGGAGCCAAGAAAATTGCAAATGGTAACTAG
- a CDS encoding FISUMP domain-containing protein — translation MKNIKIKKCLLILIMLAGAIILFPKDTKAAECSASTTCGNACSYGGVTYNTVLIGTQCWFKKNLNAGEMIGNFETPDDTAPTLNDPNTFSKWCYDNSLAYCTSEGGLYTWAEANALPDSCNLTSCSIPTLNQGICPNGWHIPTDEEFYILENYLKTPGQTCDAARLGWGCADAGTKLKLGGSSGFDAIGAGNHETNGEDSFFDKREPAIHFLSSSEQLLPHIVPSYMWNRGMGSGNDMIYRSNYQKAFGYSVRCLADTTNIEVDEDGDGVLNTDDQCPETVADDPSIRLGVNRWMWDGDSWETTASKGKKPSKNFNMDYTYGCSCDQILSRMTETHGEGLGGHYKYGCSRSILEDWHMAPRTFTSFNAFCQ, via the coding sequence ATGAAAAACATAAAGATCAAAAAATGTCTACTGATCCTAATCATGCTGGCCGGAGCTATAATTCTTTTTCCAAAAGATACTAAGGCAGCTGAATGTAGCGCTTCGACGACCTGCGGAAACGCTTGCTCATACGGAGGCGTTACCTACAATACAGTTCTCATCGGCACCCAATGTTGGTTCAAAAAAAATCTCAATGCTGGAGAAATGATAGGGAATTTTGAAACCCCTGATGACACCGCTCCAACCCTCAATGATCCAAACACTTTTTCAAAATGGTGTTATGACAATTCTCTAGCTTATTGCACCAGCGAAGGAGGATTATATACCTGGGCCGAAGCCAACGCCCTGCCTGATTCTTGCAATCTGACTTCTTGCAGTATTCCAACTCTCAATCAAGGCATCTGTCCCAACGGTTGGCACATCCCGACTGATGAGGAATTTTATATACTGGAAAATTATCTAAAAACACCGGGGCAGACATGTGATGCGGCAAGGTTGGGTTGGGGCTGTGCCGATGCTGGAACTAAACTCAAGCTCGGCGGAAGCTCCGGTTTTGATGCGATAGGAGCTGGCAACCATGAAACGAATGGGGAAGACAGTTTTTTTGACAAGCGTGAGCCAGCTATTCATTTTTTGTCATCCTCTGAACAATTACTCCCACACATAGTCCCTTCTTACATGTGGAATCGTGGCATGGGTTCTGGCAATGATATGATTTACCGCTCCAACTATCAAAAGGCGTTCGGTTATTCTGTTCGGTGCCTCGCTGACACTACTAACATCGAAGTTGATGAAGATGGCGATGGAGTTTTGAATACAGATGATCAATGTCCAGAAACAGTTGCAGATGATCCCTCGATAAGGCTTGGAGTAAACCGTTGGATGTGGGATGGGGATAGCTGGGAAACTACTGCAAGTAAAGGAAAAAAGCCATCCAAAAACTTTAATATGGACTATACATATGGTTGTAGTTGTGATCAAATACTATCAAGGATGACTGAAACACATGGAGAAGGTCTCGGCGGCCATTACAAGTACGGATGTAGCCGGAGTATTTTAGAAGATTGGCATATGGCCCCTCGGACATTTACCTCTTTCAATGCCTTTTGTCAATAA